A region of Gammaproteobacteria bacterium DNA encodes the following proteins:
- a CDS encoding EAL domain-containing protein: MTQVDPPSRVTPARQRQFSLKWKAMALTSLVLIGIVFGFTLLSQASLDGQFEQQQALLHLARVKALRGLIKRDKRELARTASLTGDLGGIESALVSEDPNDLVQTFGRYWSELQLDQGLDSARFYGPDNRLLAAFGQADPLTSIADGSPPWIEQVNREERPVTAMACRRGCRLYAAAPLMVDGKREGVVLFARSLSEIVLGFQASTETDIGLVVADDSAAYGTGPGRVLPAWKMHLLALTTAANRLPLLMETTLNYSPKEVQDGVLETWEGLHFRIQSVPLAGYRGGSMGAWILISDVSQPIVEIRAATQKNIFLGVSGLLVAELLLAALLWRPLSRLRSTAETLPLLGSGDFESARAAIAARSRSYKWFADESDILDATAIDLSRRLETLEAGVKSRTEKLSARARDLKRERDFVRRLLDTAQAVVLTLDSDQRIIAINRFGSDLLDPQTGGGLRFSDILVPKDRTDDTLWSLSELAAGRKQRFQHDSRVRGRDGEAHDIAWRHSRIDAGEGDITVLSVGLDVSEQRDAERRFAWLADHDPLTNLYNRRRFQEELQRAIAEGKRYDHEGSLLYLDLDQFKVINDASGHQNGDLVLKAVARTLQSTVRGTDTVCRLGGDEFAVLLPETDAGGAFDTAGKIQTALSELRIGDEQQSQGMSASIGIALFPTHGDDMHDLLVIADLAMYQAKDSGRGRWQLYSAEAHGREQMQTELETKSIVERALSEDRLVFYYQPILDLANDVVTHAEALIRMVDLDGSVRMPGEFIGVAERSGLIRAIDNYVLRRAIAEVEVFIEDGLKIDISLNLSAYAFDDREFFPNAKALLNEHPGVAEHLIFEITETAAVTDFATAHGAMEMMRELGCSFSIDDFGTGFSSLKYLKQLPVDYVKIDGVFIRDLVDKTDDQILVQAVIEVARVFGKKTVAEFVEREDVLMWLRAHGADYAQGYYVGRPMPKDEFVAFLGARGPSGKASGPATGSALS; the protein is encoded by the coding sequence ATGACGCAGGTCGATCCTCCCAGCCGAGTCACACCCGCGAGACAGCGCCAGTTCAGCCTGAAATGGAAGGCGATGGCGCTGACGAGTCTCGTCCTGATCGGCATCGTTTTCGGTTTTACCTTGCTGAGCCAGGCCAGTCTCGACGGGCAGTTCGAGCAGCAGCAGGCGTTGTTGCACCTAGCGCGGGTAAAGGCCCTGAGGGGATTGATCAAGCGCGACAAACGCGAACTTGCGCGGACGGCGTCGCTGACCGGAGATCTTGGCGGTATCGAATCCGCGCTGGTCTCCGAAGATCCGAACGATCTGGTTCAGACCTTCGGCCGGTACTGGAGCGAGTTGCAGCTCGATCAGGGTCTGGATTCCGCCAGGTTCTACGGGCCGGACAATCGACTGCTGGCCGCCTTCGGGCAGGCGGATCCGCTGACCTCGATCGCCGACGGTTCGCCCCCCTGGATCGAGCAGGTGAACCGGGAAGAACGTCCCGTGACGGCGATGGCTTGCAGGCGGGGATGCAGACTGTATGCAGCCGCCCCGCTGATGGTCGATGGGAAAAGGGAAGGCGTCGTATTGTTCGCCCGATCGCTGAGCGAGATCGTCCTCGGTTTTCAGGCGTCGACGGAAACCGATATCGGGCTTGTCGTTGCCGATGACTCAGCGGCCTACGGCACCGGACCCGGTCGTGTCCTCCCCGCCTGGAAGATGCACCTGCTGGCGCTGACGACTGCGGCGAACCGCCTTCCCCTCCTGATGGAAACGACCCTGAATTATTCCCCGAAGGAGGTCCAGGACGGGGTGCTTGAAACCTGGGAAGGCCTGCATTTCAGGATCCAGTCCGTCCCGCTCGCAGGCTACCGCGGCGGATCCATGGGCGCCTGGATCCTGATCTCGGACGTCAGTCAGCCCATCGTCGAGATCAGGGCCGCTACCCAGAAGAACATCTTCCTGGGGGTGTCCGGTCTGCTCGTGGCCGAGCTTTTGCTGGCGGCGTTGCTCTGGCGCCCGTTGTCGAGGTTGCGCTCCACTGCCGAGACCCTGCCTCTGCTCGGCTCCGGTGACTTCGAAAGTGCCCGAGCGGCGATCGCTGCGCGCTCGCGGAGTTACAAGTGGTTTGCCGACGAGAGTGACATCCTCGACGCCACGGCGATCGACCTGTCGCGCCGGCTGGAGACCCTGGAGGCCGGGGTCAAATCGAGGACCGAGAAATTGAGCGCACGCGCTCGCGATCTGAAGCGCGAAAGGGATTTCGTGCGTCGCCTGCTGGACACCGCGCAGGCCGTCGTCCTGACACTCGACAGCGATCAGCGGATCATTGCCATCAATCGTTTCGGCTCGGACCTGCTGGATCCGCAGACGGGGGGCGGGTTGAGATTCAGTGACATTCTCGTCCCCAAAGACAGGACCGACGACACCCTGTGGTCGCTAAGTGAGCTTGCCGCGGGCCGAAAACAGCGGTTTCAGCACGACTCCCGCGTCAGAGGTCGAGACGGCGAGGCGCACGACATCGCGTGGCGGCACTCCCGCATTGATGCGGGAGAAGGTGACATCACGGTGCTCTCGGTGGGTCTCGATGTGAGCGAACAGCGAGATGCGGAGCGACGCTTCGCCTGGCTTGCCGATCACGATCCTCTGACCAACCTCTATAACCGCCGTCGATTCCAGGAAGAACTGCAGCGCGCCATTGCCGAGGGGAAGCGCTACGACCACGAAGGCAGCCTGCTATATCTCGACCTCGACCAGTTCAAGGTTATCAACGATGCCAGCGGACACCAGAACGGAGACCTAGTGCTCAAGGCCGTCGCAAGGACGTTGCAGTCCACGGTACGAGGTACCGACACCGTTTGCCGGTTGGGCGGTGACGAGTTTGCTGTTCTGCTTCCGGAAACCGATGCGGGGGGCGCCTTCGACACGGCCGGTAAGATACAGACGGCACTATCCGAGTTGCGGATCGGCGATGAACAGCAGTCGCAGGGGATGTCGGCGAGTATCGGCATTGCGCTGTTCCCGACTCACGGCGACGACATGCACGACCTGCTGGTGATCGCGGACCTCGCCATGTACCAGGCGAAAGATTCGGGCAGGGGAAGGTGGCAACTGTACTCGGCAGAGGCCCACGGCCGCGAACAGATGCAGACCGAGCTTGAAACCAAGTCAATCGTCGAGCGCGCCCTGTCGGAGGATCGCCTCGTGTTCTACTATCAGCCGATCCTGGATCTGGCGAACGATGTGGTCACGCACGCCGAGGCACTGATACGAATGGTGGATCTGGACGGCAGTGTGCGGATGCCGGGGGAGTTTATCGGCGTGGCCGAGCGAAGTGGTTTGATTCGCGCGATCGACAACTATGTCCTGCGGCGTGCGATAGCTGAGGTCGAGGTGTTCATCGAAGACGGGTTGAAGATCGATATTTCATTGAATCTGTCCGCCTATGCCTTTGACGACAGGGAGTTTTTTCCTAACGCAAAGGCGCTGTTGAACGAACACCCCGGGGTAGCCGAACACCTGATATTTGAGATTACCGAGACCGCGGCGGTAACGGACTTTGCCACGGCGCACGGGGCGATGGAGATGATGCGCGAACTGGGTTGCTCGTTTTCCATCGACGATTTCGGGACCGGCTTTTCGTCCCTGAAGTATCTCAAGCAGCTTCCGGTGGACTACGTCAAGATCGATGGCGTATTCATCCGGGACCTGGTGGATAAGACCGACGACCAGATACTGGTTCAGGCTGTCATCGAGGTCGCGCGCGTATTTGGCAAGAAGACCGTCGCCGAGTTCGTCGAGCGCGAGGACGTACTGATGTGGTTGCGTGCACATGGTGCGGACTACGCACAGGGTTACTATGTCGGTCGACCCATGCCAAAGGACGAATTCGTCGCGTTTCTAGGCGCGCGCGGGCCGTCTGGCAAGGCCAGCGGTCCGGCCACGGGAAGCGCGCTGTCTTGA
- a CDS encoding MFS transporter — MRESGTSGGRTQVVAWALYDWANSAFATVVMSGFFPVFFRDYWNAGEAGEAITFRLGVTNSLSSLVIVLCAPVLGAIADAGGSRKTFPFAFASLGILSTASLYGVSQGAWMVAAIAYFLATVGFMGGNIFYDALLVTVAPRSRYETVSALGFGLGYLGGGLLFAACVGMSLNPDLFGLENAGEAVRVAFVLVALWWAVFSIPLFRRVTEPPAGDRRRSWSVG, encoded by the coding sequence TTGAGGGAATCCGGCACCTCCGGAGGTAGAACACAGGTCGTTGCTTGGGCTCTCTACGACTGGGCCAATTCCGCCTTCGCCACGGTGGTCATGTCCGGGTTCTTCCCGGTCTTCTTCCGTGACTACTGGAACGCCGGCGAGGCGGGCGAGGCGATTACCTTCCGCCTCGGGGTGACCAACTCGTTGTCGAGCCTGGTCATCGTGCTCTGTGCCCCGGTGCTCGGGGCTATCGCCGATGCCGGCGGATCGCGCAAGACCTTCCCGTTCGCGTTTGCCTCGCTCGGCATCCTGTCGACAGCCAGCCTGTACGGCGTTTCGCAGGGGGCATGGATGGTCGCGGCGATCGCCTACTTTCTGGCAACCGTCGGATTCATGGGTGGCAACATTTTCTATGATGCCCTGCTGGTGACTGTCGCGCCGCGTTCCCGCTACGAGACAGTTTCGGCACTTGGATTCGGTCTTGGCTATCTGGGGGGAGGCCTGTTGTTCGCGGCGTGCGTCGGAATGAGCCTGAATCCAGATCTGTTCGGTCTGGAAAATGCCGGCGAGGCTGTCCGGGTCGCCTTCGTGCTGGTGGCGCTGTGGTGGGCCGTGTTCTCGATTCCGCTATTCAGGCGGGTGACGGAGCCTCCCGCCGGGGATCGCCGCCGGTCATGGTCGGTTGGGTAG
- a CDS encoding DUF2970 domain-containing protein — protein sequence MSERESHGFFDVMKSVLAAFLGIQSSANRERDFAHGKPSHYVLIGLLFTGLFILIVWGVVRLVLRLAGVG from the coding sequence ATGTCCGAGAGAGAGAGCCACGGGTTCTTCGATGTTATGAAAAGCGTGCTTGCGGCGTTTCTGGGGATCCAGAGTTCGGCGAATCGCGAACGCGATTTCGCCCACGGAAAACCTTCCCACTACGTACTGATCGGCCTGTTGTTCACCGGACTGTTCATTCTCATCGTCTGGGGCGTGGTCAGGCTCGTACTGCGCTTGGCGGGGGTGGGGTGA
- a CDS encoding DUF2007 domain-containing protein — MRKVFTAQNAVFPGFLKQVLEDRGIRCVIRNEHLGSAAGELPVNECWPELWVADNRDAEFARSLIDAALRDGEGRDAWDCPGCRERIEGQFAQCWNCGCLRPPDSSDKPGSA, encoded by the coding sequence GTGAGAAAGGTATTCACGGCGCAAAACGCCGTCTTTCCCGGCTTTCTGAAACAGGTGCTCGAAGACCGGGGCATTCGCTGCGTGATTCGGAACGAACATCTCGGCAGCGCTGCGGGCGAACTGCCGGTCAACGAATGCTGGCCGGAACTCTGGGTTGCCGACAATCGGGACGCGGAATTTGCGCGCAGCCTGATCGATGCCGCATTGCGCGATGGCGAGGGCCGTGACGCTTGGGACTGCCCCGGTTGTAGGGAGCGGATAGAGGGACAGTTTGCCCAGTGCTGGAACTGCGGGTGTCTGCGGCCTCCGGACTCGTCGGATAAACCCGGGTCCGCTTGA